One Acutalibacter muris DNA window includes the following coding sequences:
- a CDS encoding tyrosine-type recombinase/integrase — protein sequence MASIRKRGNSYLLVVSMGYDFDGKRRKPQQKTVHPPDGLTPKAKEKWLEEEAALFERQCRNEPLKAVDKTITLAAYTEMWLREIAPNKLAKSTLARDKQDIDRFMPRLGGYKLTDLKPEHFRNLYAELRKQKNSVTGKPLSECTIEGVHACLCGILSDAMEGGFLSHNPAWRTYKYTGKKKKKQNVADEETTQKLIAALEEESIKYETYFKLIIATGMRRGECCGLKWRDVNFKEKSIHICRNVVKVTGEDIIVKEPKTASGDRYVYFSAEMASLLKEYRKFCEQETETYDERKLSADDYIFRRHGMELPMTPSSFTWRFKLILKKHGLPSNLNVHSLRHTAASLMIAGGADVATVSGLLGHSQVSTTLDIYTHAFDDKKKAASAVLQESLDI from the coding sequence GTGGCGAGCATCCGTAAACGAGGGAACAGCTACTTGCTGGTCGTATCCATGGGCTATGATTTCGATGGCAAACGCCGCAAGCCCCAGCAGAAAACCGTACATCCACCCGATGGTCTAACGCCGAAGGCCAAGGAAAAGTGGCTCGAAGAAGAAGCCGCACTCTTCGAGCGACAGTGCCGTAATGAGCCACTCAAGGCGGTGGATAAAACCATCACTCTCGCAGCTTATACCGAGATGTGGCTGCGGGAAATTGCTCCAAATAAGCTGGCAAAATCCACCTTGGCCCGCGACAAGCAAGATATTGACCGCTTCATGCCGCGCCTGGGCGGCTACAAGCTGACCGACCTCAAGCCCGAACATTTCCGAAACCTTTACGCTGAACTTCGTAAGCAAAAGAATTCTGTGACCGGAAAGCCGCTCTCCGAATGCACCATTGAAGGTGTCCACGCTTGCTTGTGTGGTATCCTCTCTGATGCGATGGAGGGCGGCTTTTTGTCGCATAATCCGGCGTGGAGAACATACAAGTATACAGGCAAAAAGAAGAAAAAGCAGAATGTTGCTGACGAGGAAACTACGCAGAAACTCATTGCCGCGCTGGAGGAAGAAAGCATCAAATACGAAACTTACTTCAAACTAATCATTGCCACTGGTATGCGCCGAGGCGAGTGCTGTGGGCTGAAGTGGCGCGATGTAAACTTCAAGGAGAAGTCCATCCACATCTGCCGGAACGTGGTTAAAGTTACAGGCGAGGATATTATCGTCAAGGAACCGAAGACTGCTTCGGGTGACCGTTACGTTTATTTCTCGGCTGAGATGGCGAGTCTTCTCAAAGAGTACCGCAAGTTCTGTGAGCAGGAAACGGAAACCTATGATGAGCGAAAACTGTCTGCTGATGACTATATTTTCCGCAGGCATGGCATGGAACTGCCTATGACCCCCAGCAGTTTTACTTGGCGGTTCAAGCTGATTCTCAAGAAACATGGCCTACCATCCAACCTTAATGTCCACAGCCTCAGACACACTGCGGCGAGTCTTATGATTGCAGGCGGGGCCGATGTAGCTACGGTGTCTGGTTTACTCGGACACTCTCAGGTGTCCACTACGCTGGACATCTACACCCACGCCTTCGATGACAAGAAGAAAGCAGCCAGCGCGGTTTTGCAGGAGAGCCTGGACATCTGA
- a CDS encoding glycoside hydrolase family 2 protein has translation MTHSLSGPWTADIGDGRKYTMTLPGTLDENNIGGPDTGGNLWNPDSPVGKAAKFGPILTRLTRKHSFEGPARLTRRVRFTPPEGKRVFLEAERARVLTLLVDGQEIPDFVPPSIVTHHIFELTSVWRGEHDITLIYDNSYPGLPRENIVYSSAATDETQTNWNGVLGFLRLRREEPVFMSGLRVYPRGGLLEVRITIESDREWSGVLEVSSLALSASAERQISVKQGRNEIAFTELNIEKSALRWDEYEGNLYELTTTLTGEGLPSQSKTVTFGVRDFGPDVNGRLALNGRTIFLRGEANCGEFPETGHWPMTVEEWTNILETYKSYGVNCMRFHSHTPPEAAFTAADRLGMLMEPELSHWNPTEAFSSRKSWDYYRVELLETLRLLANPPSFVMLTFGNELVADELGHSRMEELLDMAHKEDSTRLFANGSNVHYGWLGCDPKSDFYTSNRFREHYLRGTDANMLGYINHSYPSARENFDRSMDLLRESCDKPVFSFEVGQFEVLPDFRELDDFKGVTDPANLRWIKERVEKAGLLPQWERYVEATGELSRIGYREEIEAAMRTEKMSGISLLGLQDFPGQGTALVGMLNSHLKPKPYSFARPERFREFFTDRLSLALLPKYTYENTETLETEIKIANFGKGEIAGEVYCRLEGRGLLLEAVLPRVSCPAGRLTLAGRLSLPLSEIEEPTRLELTVAIGDIENRYPLWVYPAVKPVCPESVHETAALDEEALAVLEKGGTVYLTPPSTPEALPNSLQAQFTTDFWSVGTFPKQEGGMGQLINTEHPLFRDFPTESHSNWQWWPMASQRAMILPRPIECIVTEMDSYAFLRPMAKLFECRCAGGKVLVSSMALQDLQQYPEARALAGFRRDTVTIPESDLNGKNINEMALIDEEGVLAAIKTFLSKGKDEDVKFTFQFDDEF, from the coding sequence ATGACACACTCACTATCAGGCCCCTGGACTGCCGACATTGGCGATGGCAGAAAGTACACAATGACCCTGCCCGGCACCCTGGACGAAAATAATATCGGCGGGCCGGATACCGGCGGGAATTTATGGAACCCTGACAGCCCTGTAGGCAAGGCCGCAAAATTTGGCCCGATCCTCACCCGGCTGACCCGAAAGCACAGCTTCGAGGGCCCTGCAAGGCTCACCCGCCGGGTGCGCTTCACCCCGCCCGAGGGTAAGCGCGTCTTTTTGGAGGCCGAGCGGGCAAGGGTATTGACCCTATTGGTAGACGGGCAGGAGATACCTGATTTTGTGCCGCCATCCATAGTTACGCACCATATATTTGAGCTTACCAGCGTCTGGCGGGGCGAGCACGATATTACGCTCATCTACGACAACAGCTACCCCGGCCTGCCCCGGGAGAATATCGTCTACTCCTCCGCCGCCACCGACGAGACCCAGACCAACTGGAACGGTGTGCTGGGCTTTCTGCGCCTGAGGAGGGAGGAGCCGGTGTTCATGTCCGGCCTGCGGGTCTACCCCCGGGGCGGGCTTCTGGAGGTGCGCATTACCATAGAGTCAGACCGGGAGTGGAGCGGCGTCCTGGAGGTCAGCTCTCTAGCGTTGAGCGCCTCCGCTGAAAGGCAGATAAGCGTCAAACAGGGCCGAAACGAGATAGCCTTCACTGAACTGAACATAGAAAAAAGCGCCCTTCGCTGGGACGAGTATGAGGGCAATTTATATGAGCTGACAACCACCCTAACCGGGGAGGGTCTACCCTCCCAGAGCAAAACCGTCACCTTCGGCGTGCGTGACTTCGGCCCCGATGTAAACGGCAGACTGGCCCTGAACGGCCGCACGATTTTCCTCCGGGGCGAGGCAAACTGCGGAGAGTTCCCCGAGACCGGGCACTGGCCCATGACCGTGGAGGAGTGGACGAATATCCTTGAGACCTACAAGTCCTACGGTGTGAACTGTATGCGCTTTCACTCCCACACCCCGCCGGAGGCCGCCTTTACCGCCGCCGACAGGCTGGGTATGCTCATGGAGCCGGAGCTCTCCCACTGGAACCCCACGGAGGCCTTCAGCTCCCGGAAGAGTTGGGACTACTACCGGGTAGAGCTCCTTGAGACCTTGCGGCTCCTTGCGAACCCCCCCTCCTTTGTGATGCTCACCTTCGGCAATGAGCTGGTGGCTGATGAGCTGGGCCACAGCCGCATGGAGGAGCTTTTGGATATGGCCCATAAGGAGGACTCCACCCGGCTCTTTGCCAACGGCTCCAACGTCCACTACGGCTGGCTGGGTTGCGACCCCAAGAGCGATTTCTACACCTCCAACCGTTTCCGCGAGCACTACCTTCGGGGCACTGACGCCAATATGCTGGGCTACATAAACCACAGCTACCCCAGCGCCCGGGAGAATTTCGACAGGTCCATGGACCTGCTCCGGGAGAGCTGTGATAAGCCGGTGTTCAGCTTCGAGGTGGGCCAGTTTGAAGTCCTGCCGGACTTTAGAGAGCTGGACGATTTCAAGGGCGTCACCGACCCGGCGAACCTACGGTGGATAAAGGAGCGTGTGGAGAAAGCAGGGCTCCTGCCCCAGTGGGAGCGATATGTGGAGGCCACTGGCGAGCTGTCCCGGATAGGCTACCGGGAGGAGATAGAGGCCGCCATGCGCACGGAGAAGATGTCCGGCATATCCCTGCTGGGATTGCAGGACTTCCCTGGACAGGGCACGGCCCTTGTGGGTATGCTAAACTCTCATCTGAAGCCCAAGCCCTACAGTTTCGCCCGGCCCGAGCGCTTCCGGGAGTTCTTCACCGACCGGCTGTCACTGGCCCTGCTGCCCAAGTATACATATGAGAATACCGAGACGCTGGAAACGGAGATAAAGATAGCAAACTTCGGCAAGGGGGAGATTGCCGGGGAGGTCTACTGCCGACTGGAGGGGCGCGGCCTTCTGCTGGAGGCAGTGCTCCCCCGGGTGAGCTGTCCGGCGGGACGGCTCACCCTTGCGGGCAGACTCAGCCTGCCGTTGTCTGAGATAGAGGAGCCCACCCGCCTGGAGCTGACTGTCGCTATAGGGGACATTGAGAACCGCTATCCCCTATGGGTCTACCCAGCCGTAAAGCCGGTCTGCCCTGAGAGCGTGCACGAGACGGCGGCGCTGGACGAAGAAGCTCTGGCGGTGCTGGAAAAGGGCGGCACGGTCTACCTGACCCCGCCCTCTACCCCCGAGGCTTTGCCCAATTCCCTCCAGGCCCAGTTCACCACTGACTTCTGGTCCGTGGGCACCTTCCCCAAGCAGGAGGGCGGCATGGGCCAGCTGATAAACACGGAGCACCCCCTCTTCCGGGATTTCCCCACCGAGTCTCACAGCAACTGGCAGTGGTGGCCTATGGCTTCACAGAGAGCCATGATACTGCCAAGGCCAATCGAATGTATCGTTACGGAAATGGACAGCTATGCCTTTTTGCGGCCTATGGCCAAGCTGTTTGAGTGCCGGTGCGCAGGCGGCAAGGTACTGGTCTCGTCCATGGCATTGCAGGATTTACAGCAGTACCCCGAGGCAAGAGCCCTGGCTGGATTCCGACGCGATACGGTTACCATCCCGGAAAGCGACCTGAATGGCAAGAACATAAACGAGATGGCCCTTATAGACGAGGAGGGCGTTCTGGCGGCAATAAAGACCTTTCTCAGCAAGGGGAAGGACGAGGACGTGAAATTCACCTTCCAGTTTGACGACGAATTCTAA